A genomic segment from Flavobacterium inviolabile encodes:
- a CDS encoding HYC_CC_PP family protein yields MKRIVLLFLATLYMVVSSGFTTYSHLCKGVTQNITLHQENNPTAENCPHCIKNNKKHQKDCCKKAQQEFKLNEKTVLAKQLDVSHKYLGEAVPHRFFGAVFEPAVTVETTATPKFVYHSKPLPANPLYIFYCVYRI; encoded by the coding sequence TTGAAAAGAATAGTTCTCCTGTTTTTAGCCACTTTATATATGGTAGTATCCTCCGGATTTACTACCTATTCGCATTTATGTAAAGGAGTAACGCAAAACATCACGTTACATCAGGAAAACAATCCAACAGCCGAAAATTGTCCGCACTGTATTAAGAACAACAAAAAACACCAGAAGGATTGTTGTAAAAAAGCGCAGCAGGAATTTAAGCTGAATGAAAAAACGGTATTGGCAAAACAGTTAGATGTCAGCCATAAATACTTAGGTGAGGCAGTACCGCACCGTTTTTTCGGAGCTGTGTTCGAACCGGCAGTAACTGTTGAAACAACAGCGACCCCAAAGTTCGTTTATCACTCCAAACCCCTTCCTGCCAATCCCCTCTATATTTTTTATTGCGTTTACCGTATTTGA
- a CDS encoding histone H1 has protein sequence MKDLLVKINAEIETFKAESEIQVEKGNKAAGTRARKSALELSKLLKEFRKVSVEESKK, from the coding sequence ATGAAAGACTTATTAGTTAAAATCAACGCCGAAATTGAGACATTCAAAGCTGAATCTGAAATTCAAGTAGAAAAAGGAAATAAAGCAGCCGGAACAAGAGCCCGTAAGTCAGCTTTAGAATTAAGCAAACTTTTAAAAGAATTCAGAAAAGTATCTGTAGAAGAATCAAAAAAATAA
- a CDS encoding arsenate reductase ArsC, translating to MTPKKVLILCTGNSCRSQMAEGYLRHFAGNTAEIYSAGVETHGVNPLAIAIMKEDGVDISGHTSNSIDEYAGIAFDFVITVCDNAKERCPFFPTKAQKLHQNFPDPAQATGTLPEIHRQFREVRQSIKEYCWQFVQDNLKTD from the coding sequence ATGACCCCAAAAAAAGTACTCATACTCTGCACCGGTAATAGTTGCAGAAGCCAGATGGCAGAAGGTTATTTACGTCATTTTGCAGGCAATACTGCCGAAATTTACAGTGCAGGCGTGGAAACCCACGGTGTGAACCCTTTGGCTATTGCCATAATGAAAGAAGACGGTGTGGATATCAGCGGGCATACATCAAATAGTATTGATGAATATGCCGGCATCGCTTTCGATTTTGTAATTACCGTTTGTGATAATGCAAAAGAACGCTGCCCGTTTTTCCCGACAAAAGCGCAAAAGCTGCACCAGAACTTTCCCGATCCGGCTCAGGCTACCGGAACGCTTCCGGAGATACACCGGCAATTTCGGGAAGTAAGACAAAGTATTAAAGAATACTGCTGGCAATTTGTTCAGGACAATCTAAAAACGGATTAA
- the arsB gene encoding ACR3 family arsenite efflux transporter encodes MQTKLRFLDRYLTLWIFLAMLFGILLGNIFPGITTLIDSLSWGTTNIPLAIGLLLMLYPPLTKVEYGLLPKAIKNKTVLSVSLILNWIVGPLLMFTLAVILLRDEPAYMTGLILIGLARCIAMVIVWNDLAKGNREYAALLIALNSIFQIFSYSFYVWLFLNVLPEKLGIGSFNIAVPMRDVTESVLLYLGLPFVLGFLSRYTCIKMKGKHWFQNRFLPFISPFTLYALLFTIVLMFSLKGEAFLALPKDVIKVSIPLLLYFVLMFLISFFTGKAFGIPYDKNAAVAFTATGNNFELAIAVAIGVFGIHSPQAFAGVIGPLIEVPVLILLVRTSLYLKKQFYDPKKSTHTLHR; translated from the coding sequence ATGCAGACCAAACTTCGTTTTTTAGACCGGTATCTGACCCTGTGGATTTTTCTGGCAATGCTTTTCGGTATACTGTTGGGGAATATCTTTCCGGGTATAACCACGCTAATCGACAGCCTGTCCTGGGGAACTACCAATATTCCGCTGGCAATAGGTTTGCTGTTAATGCTTTATCCGCCGCTGACAAAAGTAGAGTATGGCTTATTGCCGAAAGCGATTAAGAACAAAACGGTATTATCCGTTTCTTTGATACTCAATTGGATAGTCGGACCATTACTGATGTTCACCTTGGCAGTCATACTGCTGCGGGATGAACCGGCCTATATGACCGGCCTGATATTAATCGGGTTAGCCAGGTGTATTGCGATGGTCATTGTCTGGAACGATCTGGCAAAAGGCAATAGGGAATATGCCGCTTTACTAATTGCTTTAAACAGTATTTTTCAGATTTTTTCCTATAGTTTTTATGTATGGCTGTTTCTGAATGTGCTACCGGAAAAATTAGGAATCGGTAGCTTTAATATTGCGGTTCCGATGCGGGATGTAACCGAAAGCGTATTGCTGTACCTGGGATTGCCTTTTGTACTTGGTTTTTTAAGCCGGTACACTTGTATAAAAATGAAAGGAAAACACTGGTTTCAAAACCGGTTCCTGCCTTTTATAAGTCCCTTTACGCTCTATGCACTGTTGTTTACAATTGTATTGATGTTCAGCCTGAAAGGAGAAGCTTTTTTAGCACTTCCCAAAGACGTAATTAAAGTGAGCATCCCTTTGCTGCTCTATTTTGTACTGATGTTCCTGATCAGTTTTTTTACCGGCAAAGCTTTTGGCATTCCTTACGATAAAAATGCTGCCGTGGCGTTTACCGCAACAGGAAACAACTTCGAACTCGCTATCGCTGTAGCCATAGGTGTGTTTGGAATCCATTCTCCGCAAGCCTTTGCTGGCGTTATCGGGCCTTTGATAGAAGTTCCCGTCTTGATCCTGTTAGTCCGAACAAGTTTATACCTTAAAAAACAATTTTATGACCCCAAAAAAAGTACTCATACTCTGCACCGGTAA
- a CDS encoding DUF6428 family protein, translated as MKLSQVKEMLPALDNVAFQLENGSFVPEHFHVTEVGIITRHFIDCGGTVRHEKVANFQLWDADDYEHRLKPAKLLHIIELSEAKLQMEDLEIEVEYQSETIGKYDLDFNGNNFILKNKTTACLANDACGIPPQKTKIKLSEIHSGTAACCFPDSGCC; from the coding sequence ATGAAACTATCACAAGTAAAAGAAATGCTGCCGGCATTGGATAATGTCGCTTTTCAGCTCGAAAACGGAAGTTTTGTACCCGAGCACTTTCATGTAACAGAAGTAGGAATCATTACCCGCCACTTTATAGATTGCGGCGGTACCGTTCGTCATGAAAAAGTAGCCAACTTCCAGTTATGGGATGCTGATGATTATGAACACCGTTTAAAACCGGCTAAACTGCTTCATATTATAGAACTTTCCGAAGCAAAACTACAAATGGAAGACCTGGAAATTGAAGTGGAATACCAAAGTGAAACGATCGGAAAATATGATCTTGATTTTAACGGGAACAATTTTATACTGAAAAATAAAACAACGGCCTGTCTGGCCAACGATGCCTGCGGAATACCGCCGCAAAAAACAAAAATAAAACTTTCAGAAATCCATTCCGGAACAGCTGCCTGTTGTTTTCCGGATTCCGGATGCTGCTAA
- a CDS encoding ArsR/SmtB family transcription factor → MGVTKSDIFNEEQNRLATILKALAHPARIAILQHIIKANSCICNDLVGELGLAQATISQHLKELKNIGIIKGNIEGTSVCYCIDEQSWKQIKSELNNFFIENAGIEKCC, encoded by the coding sequence ATGGGCGTAACCAAATCCGACATATTTAACGAAGAACAAAACCGGCTGGCAACCATACTGAAAGCATTGGCCCATCCGGCGCGGATAGCGATCCTGCAGCATATCATTAAAGCAAACAGCTGCATTTGTAATGATTTGGTCGGAGAGTTAGGACTGGCACAGGCAACGATATCCCAGCATCTGAAAGAATTGAAAAACATCGGGATTATAAAAGGAAATATTGAAGGAACCAGTGTTTGTTATTGTATTGACGAACAGAGCTGGAAACAGATCAAAAGCGAACTCAATAACTTTTTTATTGAAAACGCAGGAATAGAAAAATGCTGTTAG
- a CDS encoding MFS transporter has protein sequence MITKPSHPIYNIHFGLVCLSSLLFSASFNMLIPELPDYLSSMGGAEYKGLIIALFTLTAGISRPFSGRLTDTLGRVPVMATGSIVCFICGFLYPVLGTVSGFLFLRLLHGFSTGFKPTATAAYVADIIPRERWGEALGIHGLCFSTGMAIGPAIGSSIKLYSSMNMLFYASSVFALLSILILMNMKETLKNKERFRFSILKISRKDIIAVEVLPAAIVTFLSYVAYGAILTLIPDWSEHMGIANKGLFFMVYTIASLVIRFVAGKASDKYGRIHVIKIGLVLLFISLFVIGYSESFTGLMLGSTIYGVATGILSPALNAWTVDMSHADHRGKAMATMYIALEAGIGLGALCAGWYYQDVIAKIPVIMYVTAGITVLALLYMLLRTKTELKTE, from the coding sequence ATGATTACTAAACCTTCCCATCCAATCTACAATATTCATTTTGGTTTGGTTTGCTTAAGCTCCCTGTTATTTTCTGCCAGTTTTAACATGCTCATTCCCGAGCTGCCGGATTATCTGAGCAGTATGGGCGGAGCAGAATACAAAGGATTGATCATTGCCTTATTTACGTTAACCGCCGGGATTTCCCGACCTTTTAGCGGCAGGCTGACCGATACCTTAGGGAGAGTGCCGGTAATGGCAACCGGTTCGATAGTATGTTTTATCTGCGGCTTTTTATACCCGGTATTGGGAACCGTTTCCGGATTCCTGTTTTTACGACTGCTTCATGGTTTTTCCACCGGTTTTAAGCCTACCGCCACCGCTGCCTATGTGGCCGATATTATTCCGCGGGAACGCTGGGGCGAAGCACTCGGTATTCACGGGCTGTGTTTTAGCACCGGAATGGCAATAGGTCCCGCCATAGGAAGTTCCATTAAGTTATATTCGTCCATGAATATGCTGTTTTATGCTTCTTCCGTATTTGCCTTATTATCAATTCTTATTCTGATGAATATGAAAGAAACGCTTAAAAATAAAGAGCGTTTCCGGTTTTCCATTCTTAAAATATCCCGAAAAGACATTATAGCCGTAGAGGTTTTACCGGCAGCAATTGTTACCTTTTTATCTTATGTTGCCTATGGTGCCATACTGACACTGATCCCGGACTGGAGCGAACACATGGGAATTGCCAACAAAGGTTTGTTCTTTATGGTTTATACCATTGCCTCGCTGGTTATCCGTTTTGTTGCCGGTAAGGCTTCCGATAAATACGGCCGTATCCACGTTATAAAAATCGGTCTGGTACTCCTCTTTATATCGCTCTTTGTTATCGGCTACTCCGAAAGCTTTACCGGATTAATGCTCGGATCCACCATTTACGGAGTGGCAACCGGAATCTTATCGCCGGCTTTAAATGCCTGGACGGTCGATATGAGTCATGCCGATCACCGCGGTAAAGCAATGGCTACCATGTATATTGCTTTGGAGGCCGGAATCGGACTGGGCGCCCTGTGTGCCGGTTGGTACTATCAGGACGTGATTGCTAAAATACCGGTCATTATGTATGTAACGGCTGGAATTACCGTTTTGGCACTGCTATACATGCTGCTGCGTACAAAAACGGAACTGAAAACAGAATAA
- a CDS encoding DUF6705 family protein, with protein sequence MKNILTILLVSFFLSCKAQVIVPLASDSDMAYNSGTYNKDVDNDFDKYVGTWKHQQGNTSLKIVLKKITFDHFVTEYKNYYQDILVGEYQYIENGIEKVNTLQQMELMPSEASGYNISGNLIIGKNTYPKCSECNLNERRIKLRYRDPERKYLSNAIVLRYKNENGAEKIIAKIYKSDGSFMQPDGSPDEMRVPYGEYVLTKQP encoded by the coding sequence ATGAAAAATATACTCACAATACTATTAGTTTCTTTCTTTTTATCCTGTAAAGCACAGGTTATAGTACCACTTGCAAGTGATAGTGATATGGCATATAATAGTGGAACTTACAATAAGGATGTAGATAACGATTTTGATAAATATGTTGGAACCTGGAAGCACCAACAAGGTAATACATCATTAAAAATAGTATTAAAAAAAATAACATTTGATCATTTTGTGACTGAATATAAAAATTATTACCAGGATATTTTGGTTGGTGAATATCAATATATTGAAAACGGAATTGAAAAAGTCAATACTTTACAGCAAATGGAGTTAATGCCTTCAGAAGCAAGTGGCTATAATATCTCTGGAAATTTGATCATCGGCAAGAATACATATCCAAAATGTTCTGAATGTAATTTAAATGAAAGAAGAATAAAACTACGATATAGAGATCCTGAAAGGAAATATTTAAGTAATGCTATTGTTTTGCGATACAAAAATGAAAATGGCGCAGAGAAGATAATTGCTAAAATCTATAAAAGTGATGGTTCATTTATGCAGCCTGATGGCTCCCCTGATGAAATGCGGGTTCCTTACGGTGAATATGTTTTGACAAAACAACCGTAA
- a CDS encoding DUF6705 family protein: protein MKSILIILLVSFLLSCKAQVIVPLADDSDLAFTNGTYNKDVDNDFDKYVGTWKFQQGNMSLTFVLKKITFTYYQKMNYYEDLLIGEYKFIENGIEKVNTLNQIINPPAKTGDHNVWGNLLWTNNLYPKCNDCLENERRVKLSITDPLRKYLENAVILRYKNENGTEKIIAKIYKSDGSFMQPDDSPDEMRVPYGEYVLIKQP, encoded by the coding sequence ATGAAAAGCATATTGATAATACTGTTAGTCTCTTTCCTTTTATCCTGTAAAGCACAGGTCATAGTACCTCTTGCGGATGATAGTGATTTGGCGTTTACAAACGGAACCTATAATAAAGATGTTGACAATGATTTTGATAAATATGTGGGAACGTGGAAGTTTCAACAAGGAAATATGTCTTTGACTTTTGTGTTAAAAAAGATAACGTTTACGTACTACCAAAAAATGAATTATTATGAAGATTTGCTAATAGGTGAATATAAATTTATTGAAAATGGTATTGAAAAGGTAAATACGTTAAACCAGATTATTAATCCACCAGCGAAGACAGGAGATCATAATGTTTGGGGAAATTTATTATGGACAAACAATTTATATCCAAAGTGTAACGATTGTTTAGAAAACGAAAGAAGGGTGAAACTATCCATTACTGATCCATTAAGAAAATATCTTGAGAATGCTGTTATTCTACGTTACAAAAATGAAAATGGAACAGAGAAGATAATCGCTAAAATCTATAAAAGTGATGGTTCATTTATGCAGCCTGATGACTCCCCTGATGAGATGCGTGTTCCTTATGGTGAATATGTTTTGATAAAACAACCGTAA
- a CDS encoding DUF6705 family protein: protein MKSILIILLVFFFLSCKAQIVVPLASDSDMTYKSGTYNKDIDNDFDKYVGTWKHQQGNTSLKIVLKKITFDHFVTEYKNYYQDILVGEYQYIENGIEKVNTLQQMITQPNNTSEYNISGNLIWTKNLYPKCSECDENERRIKLFISDPLREYLSNAIILRYKNENGTEKIIAKILKNGTSFMPPDNAPDEMRIPYGEYILVKQL from the coding sequence ATGAAAAGCATATTGATAATACTGTTAGTTTTTTTCTTTTTATCCTGTAAGGCACAGATTGTAGTACCTCTTGCAAGTGATAGTGATATGACATATAAAAGCGGTACCTATAATAAGGATATAGATAACGATTTTGATAAATATGTTGGAACCTGGAAGCACCAACAAGGTAATACATCATTAAAAATAGTATTAAAAAAAATAACATTTGATCATTTTGTGACTGAATATAAAAATTATTACCAGGATATTTTGGTTGGTGAATATCAATATATTGAAAACGGAATTGAAAAAGTAAACACGCTACAGCAAATGATTACACAGCCTAATAATACGAGTGAATATAATATTTCAGGAAACTTAATCTGGACAAAAAACTTGTATCCAAAATGTTCAGAATGCGATGAAAATGAAAGGCGGATAAAATTATTTATCTCCGATCCATTAAGAGAATATCTTTCAAATGCTATTATTTTACGATATAAAAATGAAAATGGCACAGAAAAGATAATTGCAAAAATCTTAAAAAATGGTACTTCATTTATGCCTCCAGATAACGCTCCGGATGAAATGCGTATTCCTTATGGAGAATATATTTTAGTAAAACAGCTGTAA
- a CDS encoding DUF6705 family protein, giving the protein MKAYIYSLILGFIVFNTYSQTPIINRYGVEKYGRIEGAYYKDINGFHNQYIGTWVYNNGNTTFKVVFKPKDSFHVTTDVRNYYADFLIGEFQYIDNGIEKVNTFSNINQTYSNIFDYNIVSVTRIYKSTYPLCLECEEDERRLLLFFNEPSRRNIWGGISNKFVIRRFMQNGQEKLKVQFVYTGNGLESLNTMDGPPANINSFSVPYGEYILVKQP; this is encoded by the coding sequence ATGAAAGCATATATATACAGTTTAATATTAGGATTTATCGTCTTTAATACCTATTCTCAAACACCTATCATAAACAGGTACGGTGTAGAAAAATACGGTAGAATAGAAGGGGCATATTACAAGGATATAAATGGATTTCACAATCAATATATAGGAACGTGGGTTTACAATAATGGCAATACAACATTTAAAGTTGTCTTTAAACCAAAAGATAGTTTCCATGTAACTACGGATGTCAGAAATTATTATGCTGATTTTTTAATAGGCGAATTTCAATATATTGATAACGGAATCGAGAAGGTAAATACGTTTTCAAATATTAACCAAACATATAGTAACATATTTGATTACAATATTGTTAGTGTAACACGTATATATAAATCAACGTATCCATTATGCCTCGAATGTGAAGAAGATGAAAGACGTTTATTATTGTTCTTCAATGAGCCTTCCCGTAGAAATATTTGGGGAGGTATAAGTAATAAGTTTGTGATTAGAAGATTTATGCAAAACGGACAAGAAAAATTAAAAGTTCAATTTGTTTATACCGGTAACGGGCTTGAGTCTTTGAATACTATGGATGGACCTCCAGCAAATATAAATAGCTTTAGTGTACCTTATGGAGAATATATTTTAGTAAAACAACCGTAA